TTTCTTTAGGCAATGAATTTGCAACAAAATTCCTAGAATTAATTCACAATGAATCTATCCGTAAACAAAACGCGGTAATGAATTCACAGGAACAACCAACAGCAGAAGCATAATGAATCAACAAGTCATCAAGCTGACGCACCCATCAAAAAAAATAAAAGGCACGGTTCAACTGACAGGATCAAAATCCGAGAGCAACCGTGCTCTTATTATCCGCTCGTTGAGCAAGGGACAGGTTGATATAGCGAATCTGTCCGAGGCTGCTGATACGGTGACTTTAAACCGTGTATTGCAGATCGCATCAGATCCCCAACCCGGCTACAACACGATTGACATCGGTCCGGCAGGTACAGCAATGCGCTTTTTAACGGCCTATCTGAACCTTGTTCAAGGAAACTTTATCCTTACGGGGACCGAACGCATGCAACAACGGCCAATCGGTATATTGGTTGATGCCATGAAGGAAATTGGAGCTGACATTCATTATGAAAAAAAAACCGGTTATCCACCCCTAAAAATAGAAGGCGGCATATTTCAAGGAAAGGGCCGTGTCCGGATAAAAGGCAACATCAGTAGTCAATACATCTCGGCGCTGCTATTAATTGCTCCTGCATTGAAAAAAGGGCTTACATTGGAAATCGAGGGTGAACTGACTTCCAGACCCTATGTATCCATGACCCTCGATATGCTAAAAAGCGTCGGCATACAGCATGAGTGGACAGCGAATGAAATACATATTGCCCCACAGACTTTTTCAAAAAGCACGATTTATGTGGAGCCAGATTGGAGCGCAGCTTCTTACTGGTACGCTATTGTAGCTCTGGCAGAAGACGGAGCATCTATCGTCTTACCTGGGCTTAAAAAAGACAGTCTTCAAGGAGATATTGCAATTGTCGATATCATGACCCATTTTGGCGTGCAATCCAGTTTTGAATCCGATGGCTTGCATCTTCATAAAACAGCAATAGATTCGAAAAAAACGTTATTTGATTTCAAAGAATGCCCCGATCTCGCGCAGACTGTCGTCGTTGTCGCTGCAGCTTTAGGTCGTGACGTTTCATTTACAGGTCTTGAAACATTAAAGATCAAAGAAACTGACCGAATTGCCGCTTTACAGACTGAGATAGCAAAATTTGGTGCTGAATTGATAGCAGATAACGAAACCTATCATCTTAAAACAGCACAGGTATTCCAGCCAAAAGAGGTGACTTTTGATACCTATGAGGACCACCGTATGGCAATGGCGTTTGCGCCCCTTGCATTGGTTTTTGACCAGATCAAGATTGCGGAGCCAATGGTTGTAGAAAAATCGTATCCTGATTTCTGGAAACATCTGCAGGCCCAATCTTTTATCATTGACTAATATTTAAAAACCCGGGAGATGTATGCTCCCGGATTTTACAACCTATATACACGCTATTAATAGCTTTAATGGCAACGAAAGAAGTACTACCCGCACACAACCCAGACATGATTAAAAATAATCAAAATTGATAAAGTTGGGTTTTACAGTAGCGTTTTCATTGCATTTAAAGGCAAATTTATCTAAGTTTATTGAAATTTAATTCTTATGGCAGGAAACTCATTTGGCGATTTATTCAGAATCAGCACTTTTGGCGAATCACACGGAAAAGCGATCGGTGTAATTATTGATGGTTGCCCCTCAAATATAACGATAGACGAAGAGTTTATACAGTCTGAACTAGATAAACGGAAACCGGGACAGTCCAGAATTACCACACAACGAAAAGAAAGTGATACCGCTCAGATACTATCAGGCGTATTCGAAGGGAAGTCGACCGGAACTCCGATTGCCATTGTTATACCAAATGAAGATCAACGTTCTAAGGACTATACCCACATTAAAGATATCTTCAGGCCTTCCCACGCGGACTTCACCTATCAGATGAAATATGGTATCCGAGACTACCGTGGCGGTGGCCGCTCTTCAGCCCGTGAAACAGCCGCCCGCGTTGCTGCAGGAGCTGTTGCAAAGAGCTTTTTACAACAATTTGGCATCGAAATCTTCGCGCATGTTTCGGGTGTGGGTACGATCGAAGCGCCCAATTTGGACACCAAAGATCTTAAAGCCCTGCTTGAGCTACGTGAATCCAATATCGCACGCTGTGCTGATCCGGCCACAGCCAATGAAATGGTCGAATTTATAGATTCAGTAAGAAAAGCGGGTGATACAGTAGGTGGGCGCATTTCGGCGGTGGTAAGACATGTTCCTGTTGGACTTGGAGAACCCGTATTTGACAAACTTCATGCTGACCTCGCAAAAGCGATGATGAGCATTAATGCCGTACACGGATTTGAATATGGATCAGGTTTTGCAGGTTCAGAGTTGCGAGGTTCCGAACATAATGATATATTTGTAGCAGATGACCATGATTTAAATCAAGTGCATACACATACCAATTTCTCAGGGGGAATACAGGGCGGCATATCAAACGGTATGGATATTACTTTTAAAGTAGCATTTAAACCTGTTGCCACCATCATGAGAGATCAAGAAACAGTAGATATCCATGGCAACCCGGCCATCGCAAGTGGTAAGGGAAGACATGATCCTTGTGTTGTTTCGAGAGCGGTAATTATTGTAGAAGCCATGGCGGCACTTGTGATTGCGGATCATCTACTTAAACATCAAAGTTACAAACATGCTGCAAGATAATTATGTCGTAGGTGTTGATATTGGAGGCACTCATATTTCTGCCTGTATCATTGATACCAAACAATGGAATATACATTTAGAGAACGTGGTCAGAAACCACGTTTTTTCTCAAGGAGATGCTAAAACGATTTTACACACCTGGGCTTCCACAATACAGAATAGTATTGCTACCTCACCCACTGCTATTCAATTCATTGGCATAGCAATGCCGGGGCCTTTTGACTATGAAAATGGTATCTCTAAAATGTTAGGACAAAGCAAGTACGACAACTTGTACGATCAAGACATTAAAAGCCTTTTATCTGCTGAGTTGGGTTTACCTTCTACAGCTATTCACTTTATCAATGATGCAGCGGCTTTCCTACAGGGAGAGATATTTGTACAGAACCTTCAGACCAATCCGAGAATACTCGGGATTACTTTGGGGACAGGCTTAGGATCTGCGGTATGGAATAAGGGCGAGAAGGCCTTCGATGCAGACCTCTGGAATACACCTTATCAGGAAAGCATCTTTGAAGAATATCTTGTAACAAGGTGGTTTGTCAAACGGTTCAAAGAAATCACAGAGAAAGATGTCACTGGTTTAAAAGAAATTTTGGACAATCATAGAGAAACTGCTGCATTCGCAACCATCAAAGATGAATACGCAACACATCTATTTGATTTTATGCAGTTTTTTGAAGAAAAATATCAGACTAATCTCTTTATTATTGGTGGTAATATTGCGAGAGCACTTCCTATCTTTATTGCAGATCGGGAAGAATTCAATAAATTCACCATTCATACAGCTATATTGGGTGAGAAGGCAGCCATGATCGGCGCCGCAAGTATTTTCAGTTAGTCCAAGGACTTAAAACACAAAATAAGCATTTCCCCTAAAAATGAATGCTATTCAAAGAGTGTCTTACAAGAAGCTCTTTGAATAGCATAATTAAAATAACAGATCCAAAGAAATATCCATTTATTCAAACATAGATGGATATTTTTCTGGATTACCCTCATGCATGATCGCATACACAGTTTCCACAACATCATCCGAAGATGGTTTCGAGAAATAGTCACCATCCGAACCATAGGGAGGTCGGTGCGCTTTTGCTGTCAATGTTCGAGGCTGGCTATCAAGCAAATAATAACCATTTTGATTTTCAAGTATTTCCTGTAGTATAAATGCAGCAGCACCCCCAGGTACATCCTCATCCACTACTAACAACTTATTTGTTTTTTTCAGAGATTCAGCACATAATTGTCCTTTGTCAAACGGCAACAAGGTCTGGGCATCGATAATCTCGATAAATATCCCCAAACGTTCCAATTCTACAGCAGCTTCTTCGACAACGCGTAACGTTGAACCATAGGAGACTACCGTAATATCCTGTCCTTCTTTAATGCGCTCAGCATAACCGATTGGCACTGTAAATTCACCAACATTCTCCGGCAAACGTTCTTTGAGGCGATAACCATTCAGACATTCAACGACAATAGCCGGTTCATCTGAACGGAAAAGCGTATTATACATTCCAGCAGCCTGCGTCATATTGCGTGGCACACAAACATGCAATCCTCTTAAAGAGCCCAATATCACAGACATCGGTGATCCCGAATGCCATACACCCTCCAGGCGGTGTCCGCGGGTACGAATAATGACTGGTGCTTTTTGTCCTCCGAAAGTACGATAACTTAAGCTCGCTAAATCATCACTGGCAACCGTGATTCCGTAGATCAAATAATCTAAGTATTGAATTTCAGCAATTGGTTTTAACCCACGAATCGCCAATCCGATCCCTTTACCGATAATTGAATTTTCTCGGATCCCGGTATCAAATACGCGATGCGTACCGAGCTTATCCTGTAGACCTGCAAATCCTTGGTTGACATCCCCTATTTTCCCCACGTCTTCCCCGAATGCTAATAAACGTTCATCACGTTGAAAATTTTCTTCAAAACAAAGATTCAACACTTCCCGACCATCCACAATTTTAGAATCTTCATTATAAATCGCTTCTACTGCAGGCACATTGAAGGGAGAATCAACACCATCAGTAAATAATTTAGAATTATACCGCTTCTCGTTAATTTCTTGTTTAACCTTATACCAATTCAACAATTCCTGACGGCCTTCCGTATGTTTTTCCTTTAACTCATGCAATATCTTCCGGACCTGTCCATACACCTCTTTCAGAGAAGGCTCTACCATCGATTGCAGTTTTTTTGCTGCGAAGTCCGCTTTTTCATTTGGAATTCGTGACAATAAATCAATGGCTTCTTTTGCTTCAAGCGTCAAAGTTCTGATATAATCAGTCCAAGCCCTTTTTTGTTCCTGACGGACAAAATCCTTGGCATCACGATCCAACTGGTCCAGCTCTTCATCCGTAGCGATACCCGAGCTTTGTATCCACTCCTTCATTTTCGCGATACAGTCGAAATCCGTTTCCCACTGCAAGCGTTCCTGAGATTTATAACGTTCGTGGGATCCCGAAGACGAATGCCCTTGTGGTTGTGTCAATTCGGTCACATGGATCAGACATGGGATATGCTTTTCTCTTGCTATATTTGCGGCCTGTTCGTATGTTTCACACAAGCCTGCATAATCCCAACCTCTTACTTTAAAAATTTCAATTCCGTTTGTCAACTCCTCCTTTTGGAAACCCTTGAGTATTTCAGAAATATCACCTTTTGTAGTCTGGGTTTCATTCGACACCGAAATTCCGTAACCATCATCCCAAATAGAAATAACTGCAGGAATCTGATGTACTCCAGCAGCATTGATGACTTCAAAAAACACACCTTCTGAGGTCGCAGCGTTCCCTATTGTACAGAAGGTAACTTCATTTCCTTTATTCGAGAAATAGGACAAATAATCCAAATTTCTATTTTGTTTATATAATTTAGATGCTAGTCCTAAACCCAAAATTCTGGGCATTTGCCCTCCTGTGGTAGAAATGTCCGAAAAGGAATTCTTCTGTACCGTTTGATCAAGCCAATTCCCCTGATCATCCAGCACCCGTGTAGAAAAATGACAGTTCATTTGCCGACCGGCAGAAGAAGGATCCGCCTCAACATCCGGATGCGCATATAATTGGGAGAAAAAACGATAGACATCACTGATGCCTGAAGCAAATATAAATGTCTGGTCACGGTAATATCCTGATCGCCAATCGCCATTTCTGAAGACTTTAGCCATCGCAATTTGTGCCAACTCTTTTCCATCGCCAAAAATACCAAACTTCGCCTTGCCTGTAAGCACTTCCTTACGTCCCAATAAACTTACGTAACGACTTTCCAAAGCGGTCCGATAATCATTCACAATAATCTTTTTGAACTCGTCAAAGCTCAAAGTGGAAATAGATTCATTGTTTTGGTCAAATGCAGTATCAAACATATTCTTTTTTGTTTCAACAAATTTAACAAAAATATTATTCTATATAATTGGTGTTTGTCAAATAATTTGACAATCAATAGTTCGTATTTGAAATAGAATATTCTAATTTCTCAAATTAGTACTTTTTGAGAAAAATTCCTAATTTTTGCAGATTTTTAATTAATATAGATAGGGATTAAACGCTAGCGGGCGGGATCAGAAATACATAGCTCTCTGATCTCCTAAGACAAAGGCTCGGGATTGAGATAGATCTTCTTTTTAATTTTAACTTTTTACTGTGAATTTTTCGACATTACAACTCAATAAACTCCTTTTTTCCAACATTGAAAAACAAAAGCTTTCGGTACTGACAACCGTCCAGGAACGGGTGATCCCTGCTATATTAGCTGGTCAAGATTGTCTGGCGATTGCTCCTACGGGAACAGGAAAAACCGAAGCTTTCACTATCCCGATCGTACAACATTTATTGGAAAAGGAAGAAAGAGAACATGCCTCCGTACTTATTCTGCTTCCAACACGCGAACTCTGTATCCAAACGAAAGATCGAATTGCTAAACTGATTGAGGGTACAGGTCTCGATATCGCCAGCTTTTATGGTGGCGGAACTTACGACAGCCAGCTTGCGGCCTACCCTAAAGCTCAGCTGATCCTGGCTACGCCAGGCAGACTGCTCGACTTTCTAGAACAACAGGTTGTTGATCTAAAAGGGATAAACACTCTAGTCATTGATGAATTTGATCAATTGCTCGATCTTGGCTTTGCACTAGAAATCAATAAAATTATGCAGGCACTTCCCACCGAAAGACAGTCTATTTTCGTCTCGGCGACACGCACAGCAGAGATGGATAAGATCATTCTAAAAAGACTCAAAAATCCGATAGAAGTCACAGTAGAAGATCATCTTAAAAAAGGAAAAATAAGCGAGTATGTGTTGTATGTCGATAAAAACGACAAGAAAAATCTAGTCCGTTACCTTCTTGAAAACAGAATTAAATCACAGGCCCTTATTTTCACGCGGACGGTACATGCTGTGGAACGGATTGAAGCAGACCTCCATCGAAATGGCATTTCGGCACTAGCACTATACGGTGATAAGTCGCAACAGCAGCGTGAGGAGATTGTCGCCAAATTTAGAAATAAAGAAAACAGGGTTTTGATTGCGACGGACTTGCTGGCAAGAGGCATAGATTTCCCCGATTTGGAAGCTATCATAAACTATGAAGTACCGGACTTCCCAGAAATATATACACATCGTATCGGAAGAACAGGCCGCTCTCAGACCGACGGTACGGCCATCACACTCTGCGATGCCGAAGACAACCAGAAGTGGATCAAGCTACAGTTATCATTAAATAAACAGATACAGATTGACGATCAACATCCCTTTTTATTGAGTTGGGAGAAAATGCTGTCCAGTAGCCAAAACAATGGCCGAAAAGGACAATCAAAATCAAGAAAACGTCGTTAAATTATAATTATTCTTTTACTTTTACCTGCAATTAACAAAATCACAGTCCAAGATGAGTACAATACATTTATTTGACGATAGTAACAATGCGAACGACAATCGCTTAGGGGATCTGGAAAAAACCATCATCATTAATAATCTGATGGAGGTTCCTTTTGCAGAGCGGGATGAATTATGGCGTGATACCTTCTTAAATAACATCGCAGAGTGTACATTGAAACTCGCCGAAACCGAAGTAGTCATCGGTCCGGATGGATTTCCTTATTTCCAGTTGGAAAGTGTCCCCAAAGATCAGAATTTTCAGGCCTTTGTGATCAAAAACCGTTTAAAGGATTTTGTACTACCAAAAGGCTTTGGTATTGCCATTAATACACAAAATGAAAATCCAGACTGGATATTTACCTATGGCGATCTGGTCAATTATTTCCTGAATGAGGAATTTTATACAGACGAGAGTATTTTTTCGCAAAAAAATGAGCAAACCACAATCGGTAAAGATGAAGAAATTTTAGTTGGCCAACCCTCCGAAACGATCCTACCTTATCACGTTCGTACACAACTGCGCGAGTTTTTGGATTATTATGGTGTCAAGAATGCCAAAATTATGCTTATCGCACGTAATTATAAAGACGAAGAAAAGGCCTCTCAAGATCTGGCATTTAATATCGTTGCCAATCAGTTTAGAACAGAGAAAGAATTTACGAATATCATGGAAGCAATAGGTTGGTTTTTGCCAAGACATTATTCCTATATCGGGTTGGATGAATTTGCGGTTGAAAATGGTTTCATGCCATTATAAAAGAAAAAATTTGATTATATAAATAGAGAATAAATAATGTTTCCATTTAACGTAAGAGTATACGGGATATTGATCAACGAGAAACAGGAAGTGCTGATCAGTGATGAAAGAACGGAAAATGTTTCATTTACCAAATTCCCCGGTGGAGGGCTAGAGTACGGAGAAGGTCTATTGGAGGCTTTAATTAGAGAATATCAAGAAGAGTGTGCATTTGACATTGACGTCGTTAAGCATATCTATACAACTGATTTTTACGAAAAATCAAGCTTCAACGACAGTCAGATTATATCAATTTACTATCAGGTCAAAAATACATCAGCCATTCAGATCAGAACGACTACTAAAGCATTTGATTTTGATCTGGATCAGAAAGTCGAAGATAATAAGCGTCAATCCTTCCGATGGGTTCCGTTACATACACTTTCCATAGAAGATCTGACATTTAAAACCGATCAGATCGCCTGGTTGGAATTTTTGAAAACAATCAAATGATAATAAATTTCTAATTTTCGTCGATTTTATTTGTATTTAAAAAATAAACATATATCTTTACGTAAACCAATGGAAATACTTTGTTTTTTTAAAGTATTGACCTTAATAACTACATTTTATTATTTTTTTGATATCTCGCTAAGACGAGATGGGTGAAGAGGGAAGTGATATCAAACAGACATTGGTTTATTGAATTTGTAAATTCCTAGTCCTATAGGTTTTTTAATAGTTAGTGTGATTTTATGGCGATACTCCCCGTATCGCCTTATTTTTTTATCATTCCATTCACTATGTTTCACCCCTAGCGTTTATCTATGCATCTTGTCTGCTTTGTAGTGTTATTATCAAACAAGAGTACTATTTGAATGCGACGAAAGAAGCAAAACACAAATTCTTGTGTAGTACATCTATATCTTTAAATCCGACCTTAGCCAATAGCTCAAGCTGATAGACCAACGATCGCGGTGTATCCTCATGTTCCACATAGGCAAAAACATGGTCACGATACGCTTCGTTTTGCAAGTTAGTCAAATACGCACCATATTTTTCACGATAGATCAGCTGTTGAAGAGGGGCACTATTTTGTTCGATTAAATCGAAAATCCATACACTCCCCCCGCTTTTGAGAAGTTTAAAAAGTTTGCGAAATGCGGTCTCCCAATCTTGATCGTCTCTCAAATGATGCAAAACTGCTGTCGCAATAATCACATCAAATTTCTCCTCGAACAGATCGGCCTGTCGAAAATCGCCTTTAATCAAATGAACTGCCCCAGTTGTAAGTACGCCAACACGTTCTTTGGCTCGCTCCAACATAGGTAAACTCAAATCGACCAAGGTAACATCTGGATTGGACCTGACTTTCTGAAGCAGTTTCACATCATAATTACCTGCACCGCAGCCGATATCCAACACCTGCTCAAGATTCGGATAGAGCGATGAAATTGCATCTGTTATGAGTTCCATATTCCACACCGCATCCAATGTAGTCGCCTGACCTGTTTCTAAATTAGAGAACCGTTCGACATCTTTGTCAAATCGCGTTTCAATTTCTTGTAATGTCGCCTTATTCATAGCTAAATAAATATTTGTGAGCACAAATGCTCGGTTTATCATTCCATGGAAATATCGAATATCCAAGTTATTTTCATAAGCGCTTTTTGCATTCTATGCATTGATATCACCTATAAATTTTAATTATTTAAAGGTAGGGTTAACTCAAATTCATTAAAAATATTTATTTTGTCATCGATTCATACCAAAAAAGTATCAATGGAAATCCGACATCTTATTTATTTCAAAACAGTAGCCGAGGAACTCCACTTCGGAAGGGCTGCTGAGCGGTTATTTATGTCCCAACCACCGTTAAGTCGACAAATCAAAGATCTTGAAGATGAGCTGGGCGTTATACTCTTTTTCAGAACGAACAAAAGGGTGGAACTGACCGAAGCGGGTAAATACTTTTTGGAAGAGGTTGTTGAGATACTTCAAAATTTAGAGCATAGCAAAACTATCACAAAACAGATCCATAACAATATTTCAGGTGAGTTTAAGTTGGGTTATATCAGTTCCACACCAAAGCAGATGTTGGCAACGGTATTGAAACAGATTCAACAAAAATTTCCCTATCTAAGGGTCAGTTTGTTTGAGACATCAACACAAAAACAAAAAGCTGCGTTGGAAAATGGAAAACTGGATCTCGGTATTATGCGTGCCCCTATTTACGCGAGCGAACTCCTTATCACCCCCTTATTCGAAGACCCGATGGTTATTGTGGGATCCACGGAAGTAGACTTCAAGAACATCAATTTTTTCAATGAGAATTTTATCTCTTTCAATCAAAAATATGCTTCTGAATATCATCGCCTAACAATCAATACCTGTAATCGCATGGGGTTTGAACCCAAAATTGTGCATCAAAGCAATTCCATGTCTTCTATCCTCGAACTTGTTTCTCAGGGATTAGGTTTGGCTGTTGTCCCGGCATCCACAATAAAACAGTATCCACATCTAAAATTGAAAATCCTCAAACTTGATGACACAGATAGTAAAACAGAGGTAATTTTGGTTTCGAATATAAAAAGTAAGAATAGTGCTCTTGCTGAATTTATTCAATGTATTCAAAAAGAATATCTTAAATTCAATAAAGGTTAATAACCAATCCTGATTATTTTGTTCACGTACACAGCATGAAAAAGACCATCATTTCCCTCTTTCACTTAGCACTGTTGCTCCCCGTATTATTGTTCGGACAGGAGACTCCAGAAATTGACCAAAGATTGCAGACCATTATGCAACGATATCAAGCAATAGGACTTAGTGTAGTACTTGTAAAAAACAACCAGATTTATTTTCATAAGAATTATGGCAACAAAAATATTGAGGACAAGACTTTGCTAAATGACGATGATATCTTTCGGATCGCTTCCATATCAAAGTCGTTTACCGCGACCTCTTTTATGCAGCTTTTGAAACAGCGGCGCTGTTCTTTAGATGATGATTTCGGAGATCTTATTGGTTTTCCGATTAGAAATCCAAATTATCCCCAGGAAAAAATTACCCTTCGGATGATACTTTCTCACACCTCGAGCATTAATGATCAAAACGGTTATTTTAATCTGGATGTTATTAATCCAACCAAAAATCCGAATTGGAAAAGTTCTTATAATAATTATAGACCAGGCAGCCAATATCAGTATTGTAATCTAAATTTTAATATGGCCGGCGCCGTATTGGAGAAGCTGACTCAGATGCGTTTTGATAACTACATCTCCAAAAACATTCTTAAGCCATTGAATCTTTATGGTGGATATTGTGTTGACTCGCTAGATCATTTGAGATTAGTCCCTTTATATTCATTCGATAAAAAAGCTAATATTATCGAAGAACTGAATGCATATGCACCCAGACGTGATGAACTTGCAAATTATCAATTGGGCTATACGACTCCTGCACTCTCCCCGACTGGTGGAATGAAGATATCGACACTCGATCTTGCAAAATATATGCTTATGCATATGAACTACGGTACGGGTAACGGAAAGAAAATAATGGATAAAAAATATGCAAAGATAATGCAAACTGCTGTTAATAAAGATGCAGGGTATGGCCTCGCTATTATGAACGAAAATACGGTAATTCCAGGTGTTATATTAACGGGACATACGGGATCTGCTTATGGCTTATACAGTGCAATGTTTTTCAATCCTGTAAAAAAATATGGATTTGTAGTAATCACCAATGGCTGCAACATACCTGATAGCGAAAATTTTAATCCGCTACTCAAAGACTGCATCCGCGCCTTATATGACACGTATATAAAATAGGCTGAAATTCAGCAAAAAGTTTTACAATTTTTATTTTCAACCGTTTATTTTCAACTGCGAAAAAAGGGCTTAATAAACCGAAAAGCTGGAACACATTCAGAATCAAACTTCTGTCTTTCAGCCATAAAAATACCCCCAAATAGTTGAACACTATTTGGGGGTATAGCGTATTTCTTGCTTTTTACTTATTTCTTATTTCCCACCCAGTTTACAATCGCCGGATCCAGTGGATTGGTAGCTGATCGAAAGCGATGTACTAATTTACCATTTTCGTCAATCAGGAATTTTTCAAAGTTCCATTTAATCTCTCCTGTAAAATCGGGATTATCCTGCGTGATCAGATATTTGAATAAAGGCGAAATCTGCTCCCCTTTTACTTCTACTTTTTCAGCCATTAAAAAGTCTACTCCATAGTTCTGTTCACAGAATTCTTGAATCTCTGTATTGGAGCCTGGTTCCTGTTGTCCAAAGTTGTTCGCCGGAAAACCAATGATAACCAATTTGTCTCCAAATGTCTTGTGTAGTTCTTCCAGGTCCTTATACTGTTTCGTAAAACCACATTTAGAAGCTGTATTGACAATCAATATCTTCTTTCCTTTGAAATCGGACATTTTCACCTCTTGCCCTTCCAGCGTCTTAAAAGTGAAATTATAAATTTCGGGATTGCCAAATAACATTGACATATACACCATAATAGTTGCTACAATCATATTTATTTAATTTAAAGACTCAACAATGAGTTACTCTCTCTTTCCAGCACTGCACTGAACAATTCGTTAATAGGTGACTTTAGTATTGTTCCGACCTTGATCTGATGTGTTTCACACACTTCACGCAATAACAAATCAAAGCTATAAGCAATTGAGCCAACAAAGTGGCATTCATACTGTGTATAATCTGCATAAGTCAAAATAGAGGCCTGAACAAACTCTTCAAAACCACCTTTTACCAGATCAATAATAAATGGATGGGTAATATTATCAGACATAAATGGCGCAAAAGAGGCTAAAAAAGCATTTGGCCGTTCTTTCTGGTACACATTTTT
The window above is part of the Sphingobacterium sp. ML3W genome. Proteins encoded here:
- the aroC gene encoding chorismate synthase — encoded protein: MAGNSFGDLFRISTFGESHGKAIGVIIDGCPSNITIDEEFIQSELDKRKPGQSRITTQRKESDTAQILSGVFEGKSTGTPIAIVIPNEDQRSKDYTHIKDIFRPSHADFTYQMKYGIRDYRGGGRSSARETAARVAAGAVAKSFLQQFGIEIFAHVSGVGTIEAPNLDTKDLKALLELRESNIARCADPATANEMVEFIDSVRKAGDTVGGRISAVVRHVPVGLGEPVFDKLHADLAKAMMSINAVHGFEYGSGFAGSELRGSEHNDIFVADDHDLNQVHTHTNFSGGIQGGISNGMDITFKVAFKPVATIMRDQETVDIHGNPAIASGKGRHDPCVVSRAVIIVEAMAALVIADHLLKHQSYKHAAR
- a CDS encoding DEAD/DEAH box helicase encodes the protein MNFSTLQLNKLLFSNIEKQKLSVLTTVQERVIPAILAGQDCLAIAPTGTGKTEAFTIPIVQHLLEKEEREHASVLILLPTRELCIQTKDRIAKLIEGTGLDIASFYGGGTYDSQLAAYPKAQLILATPGRLLDFLEQQVVDLKGINTLVIDEFDQLLDLGFALEINKIMQALPTERQSIFVSATRTAEMDKIILKRLKNPIEVTVEDHLKKGKISEYVLYVDKNDKKNLVRYLLENRIKSQALIFTRTVHAVERIEADLHRNGISALALYGDKSQQQREEIVAKFRNKENRVLIATDLLARGIDFPDLEAIINYEVPDFPEIYTHRIGRTGRSQTDGTAITLCDAEDNQKWIKLQLSLNKQIQIDDQHPFLLSWEKMLSSSQNNGRKGQSKSRKRR
- a CDS encoding alpha-ketoacid dehydrogenase subunit alpha/beta; protein product: MFDTAFDQNNESISTLSFDEFKKIIVNDYRTALESRYVSLLGRKEVLTGKAKFGIFGDGKELAQIAMAKVFRNGDWRSGYYRDQTFIFASGISDVYRFFSQLYAHPDVEADPSSAGRQMNCHFSTRVLDDQGNWLDQTVQKNSFSDISTTGGQMPRILGLGLASKLYKQNRNLDYLSYFSNKGNEVTFCTIGNAATSEGVFFEVINAAGVHQIPAVISIWDDGYGISVSNETQTTKGDISEILKGFQKEELTNGIEIFKVRGWDYAGLCETYEQAANIAREKHIPCLIHVTELTQPQGHSSSGSHERYKSQERLQWETDFDCIAKMKEWIQSSGIATDEELDQLDRDAKDFVRQEQKRAWTDYIRTLTLEAKEAIDLLSRIPNEKADFAAKKLQSMVEPSLKEVYGQVRKILHELKEKHTEGRQELLNWYKVKQEINEKRYNSKLFTDGVDSPFNVPAVEAIYNEDSKIVDGREVLNLCFEENFQRDERLLAFGEDVGKIGDVNQGFAGLQDKLGTHRVFDTGIRENSIIGKGIGLAIRGLKPIAEIQYLDYLIYGITVASDDLASLSYRTFGGQKAPVIIRTRGHRLEGVWHSGSPMSVILGSLRGLHVCVPRNMTQAAGMYNTLFRSDEPAIVVECLNGYRLKERLPENVGEFTVPIGYAERIKEGQDITVVSYGSTLRVVEEAAVELERLGIFIEIIDAQTLLPFDKGQLCAESLKKTNKLLVVDEDVPGGAAAFILQEILENQNGYYLLDSQPRTLTAKAHRPPYGSDGDYFSKPSSDDVVETVYAIMHEGNPEKYPSMFE
- a CDS encoding ROK family protein, with translation MLQDNYVVGVDIGGTHISACIIDTKQWNIHLENVVRNHVFSQGDAKTILHTWASTIQNSIATSPTAIQFIGIAMPGPFDYENGISKMLGQSKYDNLYDQDIKSLLSAELGLPSTAIHFINDAAAFLQGEIFVQNLQTNPRILGITLGTGLGSAVWNKGEKAFDADLWNTPYQESIFEEYLVTRWFVKRFKEITEKDVTGLKEILDNHRETAAFATIKDEYATHLFDFMQFFEEKYQTNLFIIGGNIARALPIFIADREEFNKFTIHTAILGEKAAMIGAASIFS
- a CDS encoding NUDIX domain-containing protein; protein product: MFPFNVRVYGILINEKQEVLISDERTENVSFTKFPGGGLEYGEGLLEALIREYQEECAFDIDVVKHIYTTDFYEKSSFNDSQIISIYYQVKNTSAIQIRTTTKAFDFDLDQKVEDNKRQSFRWVPLHTLSIEDLTFKTDQIAWLEFLKTIK
- the aroA gene encoding 3-phosphoshikimate 1-carboxyvinyltransferase; its protein translation is MNQQVIKLTHPSKKIKGTVQLTGSKSESNRALIIRSLSKGQVDIANLSEAADTVTLNRVLQIASDPQPGYNTIDIGPAGTAMRFLTAYLNLVQGNFILTGTERMQQRPIGILVDAMKEIGADIHYEKKTGYPPLKIEGGIFQGKGRVRIKGNISSQYISALLLIAPALKKGLTLEIEGELTSRPYVSMTLDMLKSVGIQHEWTANEIHIAPQTFSKSTIYVEPDWSAASYWYAIVALAEDGASIVLPGLKKDSLQGDIAIVDIMTHFGVQSSFESDGLHLHKTAIDSKKTLFDFKECPDLAQTVVVVAAALGRDVSFTGLETLKIKETDRIAALQTEIAKFGAELIADNETYHLKTAQVFQPKEVTFDTYEDHRMAMAFAPLALVFDQIKIAEPMVVEKSYPDFWKHLQAQSFIID